In Deinococcus misasensis DSM 22328, one DNA window encodes the following:
- a CDS encoding ABC transporter substrate-binding protein: MKKSIVLMAALMSTSFAAPYVWSANVTTSKPSEVKTGGTLRMVQLKDFDTYNPFTSQGRPSLPELHDGEGGLIKIDPVSGDYEPYMADKMTISKDGRTFTFTLRPELKWSDGQAITADDFISTLNIIADEKVGDSLYSYLYEGDKKVTWKKLGNLSLSITFPAKTIQNLETISYLNPRPDHVFGATYRSKGAEGVKALWDLKTDPKDLVVAGPWKVERYVLGERVVLTKNKYFGDWNKDSAGRALPYINSLQYNIVPDQNAALAQFLAGNTDIYAPSNRDQLSQIAEAKKGGKLDVEIAANVGPQTSVDMMYFNMNKSSDPVKQGWFRDKRFRQAMSMLVNKEAMIDQVLGGFGFAAWTSVYPLYKDWVAPNVDKYKYNPAGAAKLLAQMGFKKGKDGMLQDSKGRKLSFILITNSENNRRQQLARLFADEAKKVGVDVKTNFIPFNQLLDTVGPEGDAAKLDRKFDVAISGLSGGGFINPVGVAAVLQCGGDLNNYNASKKCIAPWETQMYNLYLQSRKEFDINKRKAIANKIQALQAENLGNIYLVSQSAHYAWDSRLQGELPKKLATPLWASSYFGLRYGVLSWINEK; encoded by the coding sequence ATGAAAAAGTCCATCGTTTTAATGGCCGCCTTGATGTCCACCTCTTTCGCCGCTCCTTACGTGTGGTCTGCCAACGTGACCACCAGCAAGCCCAGCGAAGTGAAAACCGGTGGCACCCTGCGCATGGTCCAGCTCAAAGACTTCGACACCTACAACCCCTTCACTTCTCAGGGCCGTCCCAGCCTGCCCGAGCTGCATGACGGTGAAGGCGGACTGATCAAAATTGATCCCGTCAGTGGCGACTACGAGCCTTACATGGCCGACAAAATGACCATCTCCAAAGATGGACGCACCTTCACCTTCACCCTGCGTCCCGAACTGAAGTGGTCCGATGGTCAGGCCATCACCGCCGACGACTTCATCAGCACCCTGAACATCATTGCCGATGAAAAAGTGGGCGACAGCCTGTACTCTTACCTCTACGAAGGGGACAAGAAAGTCACCTGGAAGAAACTGGGCAACCTGTCCCTTTCCATCACTTTCCCTGCCAAAACCATCCAAAACCTGGAGACCATCTCCTACCTGAACCCCCGTCCTGACCACGTGTTTGGTGCGACCTACCGCTCCAAAGGCGCAGAAGGTGTCAAGGCGCTCTGGGACCTGAAGACCGATCCCAAAGACCTCGTGGTGGCTGGCCCCTGGAAAGTGGAACGTTACGTGCTCGGTGAGCGCGTGGTGCTGACCAAAAACAAATACTTCGGCGACTGGAACAAGGACAGTGCTGGACGCGCCTTGCCCTACATCAACAGCCTGCAATACAACATCGTGCCTGACCAGAACGCCGCTCTGGCCCAGTTCCTCGCTGGCAACACCGACATCTACGCCCCCAGCAACCGCGATCAGCTCTCCCAGATCGCTGAAGCCAAAAAAGGCGGCAAGCTGGACGTGGAAATTGCAGCCAACGTCGGACCACAAACCTCTGTGGACATGATGTACTTCAACATGAACAAATCCAGCGATCCTGTCAAACAGGGCTGGTTCCGTGACAAGCGCTTCCGTCAGGCCATGAGCATGCTGGTCAACAAAGAAGCCATGATCGATCAGGTGCTGGGTGGCTTCGGTTTCGCAGCCTGGACCAGCGTGTACCCCCTGTACAAAGACTGGGTTGCCCCCAACGTCGACAAGTACAAGTACAACCCCGCTGGCGCAGCCAAACTGCTTGCACAGATGGGCTTCAAGAAAGGCAAAGATGGCATGCTGCAAGACAGCAAAGGCCGCAAACTGTCTTTCATCCTGATCACCAACTCTGAGAACAACCGCCGTCAGCAACTGGCCCGTCTGTTCGCCGACGAAGCCAAAAAAGTGGGTGTGGATGTCAAAACCAACTTCATCCCCTTCAACCAGTTGCTGGACACCGTTGGACCAGAGGGTGACGCTGCCAAACTGGACCGCAAATTCGATGTGGCCATCAGCGGTCTGAGCGGTGGTGGATTCATCAACCCCGTCGGTGTGGCTGCTGTGCTCCAGTGCGGTGGTGACCTGAACAACTACAACGCTTCCAAGAAGTGCATCGCTCCCTGGGAAACCCAGATGTACAACCTCTACCTGCAAAGCCGCAAAGAGTTTGACATCAACAAGCGCAAGGCCATCGCCAACAAGATTCAGGCCCTGCAAGCCGAAAACCTCGGCAACATCTACCTGGTGAGCCAGAGCGCCCACTACGCCTGGGACAGCCGTCTGCAAGGTGAATTGCCCAAGAAACTCGCCACCCCCCTGTGGGCCAGCAGCTACTTCGGTCTGCGTTACGGCGTGCTGAGCTGGATCAACGAGAAGTAA
- a CDS encoding endo alpha-1,4 polygalactosaminidase, with the protein MKKLVSLLCVVSLVSCAQTLSAETPSRQAVPDVFASPQVPRSWDYRIAQVLTSSASQVVSQDAWNATPSSVASLHAASKAVLCYFSAGTWEYDNFSRLNINKVLTNGSGNLSEAQAVSLAIQAGKSSYTYGGQTRQMTGDQLTFKKLAGSQLPGWDEYVYKIAGFTASSSTAEHILLRRILTEHMQRVKTLGCEAIEPDNIDAHKNVSGITATDQYNFNVWLANTAHSMGLKILLKNDLGQIADGAAEVPAGKPGLARIFDGIINEECFKYQECGEMKPFRDLNKPIFVREYLVTNCTTFKSGRYSSSDTRTRVQVASSLKLNVSGSKYDNGGSPDANANPTTCAFGTW; encoded by the coding sequence ATGAAAAAGTTGGTTTCATTGCTGTGCGTTGTTTCTCTGGTTTCCTGTGCCCAGACCCTCTCTGCTGAAACCCCAAGCAGGCAGGCGGTCCCCGATGTGTTCGCCTCTCCACAGGTGCCCAGAAGCTGGGATTACCGCATCGCTCAGGTGTTGACCTCCTCGGCATCGCAGGTGGTCAGTCAGGACGCATGGAACGCCACCCCCAGCAGCGTTGCCAGCCTGCATGCCGCTTCCAAAGCCGTGTTGTGTTACTTCAGTGCAGGCACCTGGGAGTACGACAACTTCAGTCGCCTGAACATCAACAAAGTGCTCACCAACGGCTCGGGCAATCTCTCAGAAGCACAGGCGGTCTCTCTGGCCATTCAGGCAGGCAAAAGCAGTTACACCTACGGAGGCCAGACCAGACAGATGACCGGAGACCAGCTCACTTTCAAGAAACTGGCTGGCAGCCAGCTTCCCGGCTGGGATGAATACGTTTACAAGATTGCAGGATTCACCGCCTCCAGCAGCACCGCTGAACACATCCTGCTGAGGCGCATCCTCACCGAGCACATGCAACGGGTGAAAACGCTGGGATGTGAGGCCATCGAACCGGACAACATTGACGCCCACAAGAATGTCTCGGGCATCACAGCCACCGACCAGTACAACTTCAATGTGTGGCTCGCCAACACCGCACACAGCATGGGCCTGAAGATCCTCCTGAAAAACGACCTCGGGCAAATTGCCGATGGTGCCGCAGAGGTTCCAGCAGGCAAACCCGGACTTGCCCGGATTTTTGACGGCATCATCAACGAAGAGTGCTTCAAGTATCAGGAGTGCGGGGAAATGAAGCCTTTCAGGGACCTGAACAAGCCCATTTTTGTGCGCGAATACCTGGTGACCAACTGCACCACTTTCAAAAGTGGCCGTTACAGCAGCAGTGACACCCGAACCCGGGTGCAGGTGGCAAGCAGCCTGAAGCTGAACGTCTCGGGTTCAAAATACGACAACGGTGGTTCTCCTGACGCAAACGCCAACCCGACCACCTGTGCTTTTGGCACCTGGTGA
- a CDS encoding Gfo/Idh/MocA family protein: protein MTRPIQALLLGAGSRGYDVFARWALQHPEQLQFVAVADPDPAKRQRMMTEHGIPEHRSFASWQDALEANLPIQAVVNALPDHLHEASATRVMELGHHQLLEKPITNDLPGAVRIARAAEASGKVLMLAYVLRYTPFFSTLHGVVQSGQLGEVVHFEWSENVSAIHYSHSFVRGNWSNTQRSSPMILAKCSHDLDQLAWILPQKVQRLSSFGSLVHFRSQNAPQGAPERCLDGCPAAESCAFHAAKIYLNDYVHWPVNVISTDLSLQGRTRALQEGPYGKCVYQTDNDVVDTQVVMFELEGGATGVLSMHGHSGEEGRSVRIDGTRATLRGVFTDRKQEIWLEPHTFETSYVTGGHPIPIEAPKGTAGMGHGGGDDGVCQAFIEAVRSGSPVPTRQYLESQYLAFAIEEARLQRSLVDMEAFRGRYGLEEPVKSF from the coding sequence ATGACCAGACCCATTCAGGCCCTTCTTCTGGGCGCAGGCAGCCGGGGTTACGATGTGTTTGCCCGCTGGGCGCTGCAACATCCCGAGCAACTGCAATTTGTGGCCGTGGCCGATCCAGATCCGGCCAAACGCCAACGCATGATGACCGAGCATGGCATTCCAGAGCACAGAAGTTTCGCCAGTTGGCAGGACGCACTGGAGGCCAACTTGCCCATTCAGGCGGTGGTGAATGCCCTGCCAGACCACCTGCACGAAGCCAGTGCCACCCGTGTGATGGAACTCGGGCATCACCAGTTGCTGGAAAAACCCATCACCAATGACCTGCCCGGCGCAGTGCGGATCGCCAGAGCTGCGGAAGCCTCTGGCAAGGTGTTGATGCTGGCTTATGTGCTCAGGTACACCCCTTTTTTCTCCACGCTGCATGGGGTGGTGCAGTCCGGGCAACTCGGGGAGGTGGTGCACTTCGAGTGGTCGGAGAACGTCTCTGCAATCCATTACAGCCATTCTTTTGTGCGCGGCAACTGGTCCAACACCCAGCGCTCCAGCCCGATGATTCTGGCGAAATGTTCCCATGACCTTGATCAACTGGCATGGATTTTGCCCCAAAAGGTCCAGAGGCTGTCCAGTTTCGGGTCTCTGGTGCACTTCCGGTCCCAGAATGCACCCCAAGGGGCACCAGAGCGCTGTCTGGACGGTTGCCCCGCGGCAGAAAGCTGTGCCTTTCATGCCGCCAAAATTTACCTGAACGATTACGTCCACTGGCCGGTCAATGTGATCAGCACCGACCTGAGCCTGCAAGGGCGCACCAGAGCTTTGCAGGAAGGCCCTTATGGGAAGTGTGTGTACCAGACCGACAACGATGTGGTGGACACGCAGGTGGTGATGTTTGAGCTGGAGGGGGGCGCAACCGGGGTCCTGTCCATGCATGGTCACTCGGGCGAAGAAGGGCGATCTGTGCGGATCGATGGCACCAGAGCCACCTTGCGGGGGGTGTTCACAGACCGCAAGCAGGAAATCTGGCTGGAACCCCATACTTTTGAGACCTCTTATGTGACTGGAGGCCACCCGATTCCCATTGAGGCCCCCAAAGGCACCGCTGGAATGGGCCACGGAGGGGGCGACGATGGGGTGTGTCAGGCTTTCATCGAGGCAGTGCGCTCTGGAAGCCCAGTTCCCACCCGCCAGTATCTGGAAAGCCAGTACCTTGCGTTTGCCATCGAAGAGGCCCGTTTGCAGCGGTCTCTGGTGGACATGGAGGCTTTCAGGGGACGATATGGGTTGGAAGAACCTGTGAAGTCTTTCTGA
- the melA gene encoding alpha-galactosidase, protein MTKIVILGAGSAVFAQQMVTDVLCIAGLDAGEFALVDIDPLRLELAHQLAELAVQKSGKPFRVTATTNRLEALPNTDFLISCIEVSGLENVQHDYQIPLKYGVDQCIGDTIGPGGLFKFLRTAPSWHQILQDIERICPRAVVMNYTNPMSALVLLATRATPLQVIGLCHSVQGTAQQIAGYLGVEAQKLRYQCAGINHLSWFTQLEVEGQDVYPDLMAKARVPEIHEQDPVRFEMLLQLGAFTTESSGHVSEYTPYFRKRKDLIERHTRAGYRGESGYYAHNWPLWRASHDRHARETIQQGLDALELERSHEFGSQVIEALTLGRPQVIHGNVKNTGLIENLPQGGCVEVACLLDANGIHPTHFGRLPEHLAALDRQHMAFHELAVEAVLQEDREAAVHALMLDPLTAAVCSLQEARSMFDELVEAQQAHLPAFLVRH, encoded by the coding sequence ATGACCAAGATCGTCATTCTGGGCGCAGGCAGCGCCGTTTTCGCGCAGCAGATGGTCACCGATGTGCTGTGCATTGCAGGACTGGATGCAGGTGAATTTGCTCTGGTGGACATCGATCCCCTCCGTCTGGAACTGGCCCACCAACTGGCCGAACTGGCGGTGCAAAAATCCGGGAAACCTTTCCGCGTAACGGCCACCACCAACCGCCTTGAAGCCCTTCCAAACACCGATTTCTTGATTTCCTGCATAGAGGTCTCTGGGTTGGAAAATGTCCAGCACGATTACCAGATTCCCCTGAAGTACGGGGTGGACCAGTGCATCGGAGACACCATCGGACCGGGAGGGCTGTTCAAATTCCTGAGGACCGCCCCGAGTTGGCACCAGATCCTGCAAGACATCGAGCGGATCTGCCCGAGGGCCGTGGTGATGAATTACACCAACCCGATGAGCGCTCTGGTGCTGCTGGCCACCCGTGCCACCCCGTTGCAGGTGATCGGGCTGTGCCACAGCGTGCAGGGGACCGCTCAGCAAATTGCTGGGTACCTCGGGGTGGAGGCCCAAAAGTTGCGTTACCAGTGTGCTGGCATCAACCACCTGAGCTGGTTCACCCAACTGGAGGTGGAGGGTCAGGACGTGTACCCGGACCTGATGGCAAAGGCCAGGGTGCCTGAAATCCATGAGCAGGACCCAGTGCGTTTCGAGATGCTGTTGCAACTCGGGGCCTTCACCACCGAATCCAGTGGGCATGTGTCTGAATACACCCCCTACTTTCGCAAGCGCAAAGACCTGATCGAGCGTCACACCCGCGCTGGATACCGGGGCGAGAGCGGTTATTACGCCCACAACTGGCCCCTCTGGCGCGCAAGCCACGACCGGCACGCCCGAGAAACCATCCAGCAGGGTCTGGATGCCCTTGAACTGGAACGCAGCCACGAGTTTGGATCTCAGGTGATCGAAGCCCTGACCCTCGGAAGACCGCAAGTGATTCACGGAAACGTGAAAAACACCGGTCTGATCGAGAACCTTCCTCAGGGGGGATGCGTGGAGGTGGCCTGTTTGCTGGATGCCAACGGCATTCATCCCACCCATTTTGGTCGGCTGCCCGAGCATCTGGCCGCTCTGGACCGCCAGCACATGGCGTTTCATGAACTGGCCGTTGAGGCGGTGCTGCAAGAAGACCGTGAGGCTGCCGTGCACGCCCTGATGCTCGATCCCCTGACCGCAGCGGTATGCTCTTTGCAAGAAGCCCGCAGCATGTTTGATGAACTGGTGGAGGCCCAGCAGGCCCATTTGCCTGCGTTTCTGGTTCGCCATTGA
- a CDS encoding 1-phosphofructokinase family hexose kinase, with translation MIVALTPNLCMDRVLHLDRPMTPHSLHRVTQVHEYAGGKGVNLARVVRALGGEVLLAGFLGGFNGLKFRHLMQQEGLDGVFAEVQGETRECQILLDGSAHPTEVYEKGPEVQVQDWQNLLEKLPRGRLAICGSFPPGNLLAHFPALLHHLSEKPVVDTSGPALSTALAVGVRLCKPNQHELSGILGKDIHTVPEAFEAALDLYQRHKTPILLTLGEKGAALVTNQVHHVLSPQVEAKNPIGAGDSLLGAYLWATEQGYGPEDALRWGVAAGAECARKGGTAFVTRAGITELYQQTRLLQAF, from the coding sequence ATGATTGTGGCGCTCACCCCGAATTTGTGCATGGATCGGGTGCTGCATCTGGACCGCCCCATGACCCCGCACAGCCTGCACCGGGTCACACAAGTGCATGAGTACGCTGGAGGCAAAGGGGTGAATCTGGCCCGTGTGGTGCGTGCTCTGGGCGGAGAAGTGCTGCTGGCCGGATTTCTGGGGGGGTTCAATGGCCTGAAGTTCCGGCACCTGATGCAGCAAGAAGGGCTGGATGGGGTTTTTGCAGAGGTGCAGGGCGAAACCCGGGAATGCCAGATCCTGCTGGACGGTTCAGCACACCCCACCGAAGTCTATGAAAAAGGCCCTGAGGTGCAGGTTCAAGACTGGCAGAATTTGCTGGAAAAACTGCCCAGAGGGAGGCTGGCCATTTGTGGAAGTTTCCCCCCCGGCAACCTGCTGGCCCACTTTCCAGCCCTTTTGCACCACCTGTCTGAAAAGCCCGTGGTGGACACCAGTGGCCCGGCCCTGAGCACCGCCCTCGCTGTGGGGGTCAGGCTCTGCAAACCCAATCAGCATGAACTCTCTGGCATTCTGGGAAAAGACATTCACACCGTTCCAGAGGCTTTTGAGGCTGCACTGGACTTGTACCAGAGGCACAAAACCCCCATTTTGCTGACCCTCGGGGAGAAAGGGGCCGCTCTGGTGACCAATCAGGTGCATCACGTGCTTTCCCCTCAGGTGGAGGCCAAAAACCCAATTGGAGCAGGAGACAGCCTGCTCGGGGCTTACCTGTGGGCCACAGAACAGGGATATGGCCCGGAAGATGCCCTCAGGTGGGGCGTGGCTGCAGGGGCAGAGTGTGCCCGCAAAGGGGGAACGGCTTTCGTGACCCGAGCAGGCATCACCGAACTGTATCAGCAAACCCGCCTGTTGCAAGCTTTTTGA
- a CDS encoding class II fructose-bisphosphate aldolase, protein MTAALRLKPKNRAASLLAHAREHRYAIGAFNAVNMETAEAIVQAAELEKAPVILQVSENAARYAGLEHLTAVCQSLREHASIPVILHFDHAETLESALTAVALGYDMVMLEGGDLDLDGNARRLKLLSKTAHALGVAVEGEFEVTLKGDRDATHLSASLLEDFMKVSGVDAVAVDIGTSHKQTEKTAKLDLHHLRDLARHTAAPLVLHGSSGATPEDLRLAIFEGISKVNVATELMLEFTRGVREQLSDPQLYDARKYLGYAREVMTERVRTLIQNFGSSGQVL, encoded by the coding sequence ATGACAGCGGCCCTCAGGCTCAAACCCAAGAACCGTGCAGCCTCCCTGCTGGCCCACGCCAGAGAGCACCGTTACGCCATCGGGGCCTTCAATGCCGTGAACATGGAAACCGCAGAAGCCATCGTTCAGGCAGCAGAACTGGAGAAAGCCCCGGTGATCTTGCAGGTGTCTGAAAACGCTGCCCGTTACGCTGGCCTTGAGCACCTGACCGCCGTGTGCCAGAGCCTCAGGGAGCATGCCAGCATTCCGGTGATCCTGCATTTCGACCATGCTGAAACGCTGGAGAGTGCCCTGACCGCAGTGGCTCTGGGTTACGACATGGTGATGCTGGAAGGAGGCGACCTCGATCTGGATGGCAACGCCAGACGCCTCAAACTGCTCTCCAAAACCGCCCATGCTCTGGGGGTGGCGGTGGAAGGTGAATTTGAAGTCACCCTCAAAGGGGATCGGGACGCCACCCACCTGTCTGCCAGTTTGCTGGAAGACTTCATGAAAGTCTCTGGCGTCGATGCAGTGGCGGTGGACATCGGCACCAGCCACAAACAAACCGAAAAAACCGCAAAGCTGGACCTGCACCACCTGCGCGACCTCGCACGGCACACCGCTGCCCCTCTGGTGCTGCACGGTTCCAGCGGAGCCACCCCCGAGGATTTGCGACTGGCCATCTTTGAAGGCATCTCGAAGGTGAATGTCGCCACCGAACTGATGCTGGAATTCACCCGTGGGGTCCGTGAACAGCTGTCTGACCCCCAACTGTACGATGCGAGAAAGTACCTCGGGTACGCCAGAGAGGTGATGACCGAGCGGGTGCGGACCCTGATTCAGAACTTCGGGAGCAGTGGGCAGGTTTTATGA
- a CDS encoding SIS domain-containing protein, with the protein MNVTEQSIFEQFPFWKSALDLELPELDPQKLTIVVGCGTSFYLAQTVSALLNRHGFRSQPVAGSEWTHHASSYTPEQVQVIALSRSGESTETIEAVQYSKQKGYTVIGITCEKGSTLERISDLPIYARTHAREGIVMTSSASLMLLVSMRLMGIGVSEADIDRAETFLHLADTEMTALLQGRSHFVYLGGGHLYGMANEGALKLQEMSLSYTQAYHPLEYRHGPITLVDERTLAVLLYNEETAPLEAKLASDLQAKGARVLGLGGAGDVSLAYPTENNELAALLTLPVLQLLGERLAQQKGLDTTQPRHLTKVVVLS; encoded by the coding sequence ATGAACGTCACCGAACAGAGCATCTTTGAGCAGTTCCCCTTCTGGAAATCCGCCCTTGACCTTGAACTTCCCGAGCTTGACCCTCAAAAGCTGACCATTGTGGTGGGCTGTGGAACCTCTTTTTATCTGGCCCAGACGGTCAGTGCCCTGCTGAACCGGCATGGTTTCCGCTCTCAACCGGTGGCAGGCAGCGAATGGACCCACCACGCCAGCAGTTACACCCCCGAGCAGGTGCAAGTGATTGCCCTCTCCAGAAGTGGCGAATCCACCGAAACCATTGAGGCTGTGCAGTACAGCAAACAAAAAGGGTACACCGTCATCGGGATCACCTGCGAAAAAGGCAGCACCCTGGAGCGCATCAGCGACCTGCCGATTTACGCCCGCACCCATGCCAGAGAAGGCATTGTGATGACCTCCTCGGCCAGTTTGATGCTGCTGGTCAGCATGCGCCTGATGGGGATTGGGGTGTCTGAGGCAGACATTGACCGTGCCGAAACTTTCCTGCACCTCGCAGACACCGAAATGACTGCACTCCTGCAAGGCCGTTCCCACTTCGTTTACCTCGGAGGGGGGCACCTGTACGGCATGGCCAACGAAGGGGCCCTCAAGCTGCAAGAGATGAGCCTCAGTTACACGCAGGCGTACCACCCTCTGGAGTACCGTCACGGACCCATCACACTGGTGGATGAACGCACCCTCGCGGTGCTGCTGTACAACGAGGAAACCGCCCCACTGGAGGCCAAACTGGCCTCAGACCTGCAAGCCAAAGGGGCCAGGGTGCTCGGACTTGGCGGTGCAGGGGACGTGTCTCTGGCTTACCCCACCGAAAACAATGAACTTGCAGCCCTGCTCACCCTGCCTGTGCTTCAACTGCTCGGGGAACGTCTGGCGCAACAAAAAGGACTGGACACCACCCAGCCCCGTCACCTGACCAAAGTGGTGGTGCTGTCATGA
- a CDS encoding N-acetylglucosamine kinase yields MDFVLGLDGGGSKTAALLLSNTGVVLGPYTTSGINPFDNPLWQDTLMDLLNTLPEVHLKAACFGMPGYGEVETVSLQQLETVQAWAGPTPISVINDVQVAFEGAFCDGFGVLMLAGTGSMAWGFDGQQHIRVGGWGEKLGDEGSAHWIGQQALNLLTHTLDGRLQDDPFKRHFSGHLDLSPTHPDRDLLGWYYGLQHPRSQVAALAQQVDQLARAGNPTASKILSEASTHLALHLQAAWQKLNLPDRPLIWSHAGSLFKSQQVLEGVQQHLPEARWHPPVFRPLYGAVWHAAKKAGWDQPLERVQDAVSSVGHSG; encoded by the coding sequence ATGGACTTTGTGCTCGGGCTGGATGGGGGTGGCAGCAAAACCGCTGCCCTCCTGCTCAGCAACACCGGGGTGGTGCTGGGTCCGTACACCACCTCTGGAATCAATCCTTTTGACAACCCCCTCTGGCAGGACACCCTGATGGACCTGCTGAACACCCTGCCAGAGGTGCACCTGAAAGCGGCCTGCTTTGGCATGCCCGGTTATGGCGAAGTGGAAACGGTGTCCTTGCAGCAACTGGAAACCGTGCAAGCGTGGGCAGGTCCCACCCCCATCTCGGTGATCAACGACGTGCAGGTGGCCTTTGAAGGGGCCTTTTGTGATGGATTCGGCGTCTTGATGCTGGCTGGAACCGGCTCGATGGCATGGGGTTTTGACGGACAACAACACATCCGGGTCGGGGGGTGGGGCGAGAAGCTCGGGGATGAAGGCAGTGCCCACTGGATTGGGCAGCAGGCCCTGAACCTCTTGACCCACACGCTGGACGGCAGGTTACAGGATGACCCGTTCAAACGCCACTTCTCTGGGCACCTTGACCTGAGTCCCACCCACCCGGATCGGGACCTGCTGGGGTGGTATTACGGCTTGCAACACCCCCGGTCACAGGTGGCCGCTCTGGCCCAGCAGGTGGACCAGTTGGCCAGAGCAGGCAACCCCACCGCTTCAAAGATCCTGTCCGAAGCCAGCACCCATCTGGCCCTGCACCTTCAGGCAGCATGGCAAAAGCTGAACCTGCCAGACCGGCCCCTCATTTGGAGCCATGCGGGTTCCCTGTTCAAAAGCCAGCAGGTGCTTGAAGGGGTCCAGCAACACCTGCCCGAGGCAAGGTGGCATCCTCCTGTGTTTCGTCCTCTGTATGGCGCTGTGTGGCATGCCGCGAAAAAGGCAGGCTGGGACCAACCTCTGGAACGGGTGCAGGATGCCGTTTCTTCCGTCGGGCACTCAGGCTGA
- a CDS encoding ABC transporter substrate-binding protein: MKNALGLTVSLLALGLASAQKVTIEYATWDATRQKTDEALIAAFEKANPTIDVKYNLVPWGVYWQKAAAMTAGGSTFDVMWMNLDNFPFYQSQGALAPLSVPEKSLSGINKNMIDPYRVGGKLYGVPLGPQAVTVFINRQLFKERGVAIPTNAWTWEQMLDAAKKLTFEKDGKKIWGINAQDLQVDLEYGMSFYYSNGGKGIIKKSGNTFKANLDRSFSDTAQKLSDLIYKHKVSAGPADVGQQGYQQFLAGQVGIFVEGSWMVPVWSQNPDLDWAYAPFPSLQKGKAAKPVFSAHALVVPAGSKNKEAASKLIEWLNTSTQAQRMIAQKGLLPTLADQYKTQYLQALPGRNAGVVFDQLKNSVIINSDVRNLSNLPEVLTALNTSMNLVWTGNAKVADAVKNATRDMQDLLNQGKVIGSN, encoded by the coding sequence ATGAAAAACGCACTTGGTCTGACCGTTTCCCTGCTGGCCCTTGGACTTGCTTCCGCCCAGAAAGTCACCATCGAATACGCCACCTGGGATGCCACCCGCCAGAAAACCGATGAAGCCCTGATTGCTGCCTTTGAGAAAGCCAATCCCACCATCGATGTGAAATACAACCTGGTGCCTTGGGGGGTGTACTGGCAGAAAGCCGCCGCCATGACCGCCGGAGGCAGCACCTTCGACGTGATGTGGATGAACCTCGACAACTTCCCGTTCTACCAGTCTCAGGGGGCTCTGGCACCCCTCTCGGTTCCCGAGAAGTCCCTGTCCGGCATCAACAAAAACATGATCGATCCTTACCGGGTGGGAGGCAAACTGTACGGGGTTCCGCTCGGGCCTCAGGCGGTGACGGTGTTCATCAACCGGCAACTGTTCAAAGAGCGCGGGGTGGCGATTCCCACCAATGCGTGGACGTGGGAGCAGATGCTGGACGCCGCCAAGAAGCTCACCTTTGAAAAAGACGGCAAGAAAATCTGGGGCATCAATGCACAGGATCTGCAGGTGGACCTCGAATACGGCATGAGTTTCTACTACTCCAACGGTGGAAAAGGCATCATCAAAAAATCAGGCAACACCTTCAAGGCCAATCTGGACCGCAGCTTCAGTGACACCGCCCAGAAACTCAGCGACCTGATCTACAAGCACAAAGTCAGCGCAGGTCCTGCCGATGTCGGGCAGCAAGGTTACCAGCAGTTTCTGGCCGGACAGGTGGGCATTTTCGTGGAAGGCTCATGGATGGTTCCGGTGTGGTCCCAGAACCCGGACCTCGACTGGGCTTATGCCCCCTTCCCCAGCCTCCAGAAAGGCAAAGCCGCCAAACCGGTGTTCAGTGCCCACGCTCTGGTGGTGCCCGCAGGCAGCAAGAACAAAGAGGCCGCCAGCAAACTGATCGAGTGGCTGAACACCAGCACCCAGGCCCAGAGGATGATCGCCCAGAAAGGCCTGTTGCCCACCCTCGCAGACCAGTACAAAACCCAGTACCTGCAGGCCCTGCCCGGACGCAACGCAGGGGTGGTGTTCGATCAACTGAAAAACAGCGTGATCATCAACAGCGATGTGCGCAACCTCTCGAATCTGCCTGAAGTGCTCACCGCACTCAACACCAGCATGAACCTCGTGTGGACCGGCAACGCCAAAGTGGCCGATGCCGTCAAGAACGCCACCCGAGACATGCAAGACCTGCTCAATCAGGGGAAAGTGATCGGGAGCAACTGA